From Synechococcus sp. A10-1-5-1, a single genomic window includes:
- a CDS encoding arsenic resistance protein — MGLFERHLSVWIALAIVFGVGLGVWFPDAAASIAALETAGINLPIAVLIWGMIFPMMLAVDFSFIGAIRQQPRGLGFLLSANRLNVAMSRAQCLSIVVGSPTLAAGSANNVEEAEQLNSLCRIIQASRT; from the coding sequence ATGGGTCTGTTCGAGCGCCATCTCTCCGTCTGGATTGCCCTGGCGATCGTGTTTGGGGTTGGCCTTGGCGTTTGGTTCCCTGATGCGGCGGCAAGCATTGCGGCCCTGGAGACAGCAGGGATCAATCTGCCGATCGCGGTGCTGATCTGGGGAATGATCTTCCCGATGATGCTGGCGGTCGACTTCTCCTTCATCGGAGCGATTCGCCAGCAGCCGCGTGGTCTGGGTTTCCTGCTCTCGGCCAACCGCCTAAATGTGGCGATGAGCCGGGCGCAATGCCTCTCGATCGTGGTCGGCTCACCAACGCTGGCGGCAGGATCGGCGAACAACGTCGAGGAGGCGGAGCAACTCAACAGCCTCTGCCGAATCATTCAGGCCAGCCGGACCTAA
- a CDS encoding CAAD domain-containing protein, whose protein sequence is MNPFGAFTDTYLLIGRELVGPCLDCNGCMSINEETSEIPFLDPDNSSATDAFDDQGGNKSAVFLAPAEGGELVAAPSSETEREYEVDFAKSLEQFVHGIKLLEQFGFSEIRQTYPVILALMWSLLVGGSLAVGISCITSINNLPVLGGVFERFLELAGFAWVARFAASKLLLHQTRAELFSRIAKVKKDLLR, encoded by the coding sequence TTGAATCCTTTTGGCGCCTTCACTGATACCTATCTGTTGATTGGTCGCGAGTTGGTTGGCCCATGTCTTGATTGCAATGGGTGTATGAGTATTAACGAGGAAACGTCTGAGATTCCATTTCTGGATCCTGATAATTCATCAGCGACAGATGCCTTTGATGATCAAGGCGGCAATAAGTCGGCTGTCTTCCTCGCACCAGCAGAAGGGGGTGAACTTGTTGCGGCGCCATCCTCCGAGACCGAAAGAGAATACGAAGTCGATTTTGCCAAATCTCTTGAGCAATTTGTTCATGGGATAAAGCTTCTTGAGCAATTTGGCTTTTCTGAAATTAGGCAGACATATCCTGTGATTCTGGCATTGATGTGGTCATTGCTGGTTGGAGGCTCTCTTGCAGTTGGAATAAGCTGTATTACATCCATTAACAACCTTCCTGTTCTTGGGGGTGTATTTGAGAGGTTTCTTGAATTGGCTGGCTTTGCTTGGGTGGCTCGCTTTGCGGCATCAAAGCTTTTGTTGCATCAAACAAGAGCGGAGCTCTTCTCAAGGATCGCAAAGGTCAAGAAAGACTTGCTTAGATGA